The Thermodesulfovibrionales bacterium genomic interval GTACTGAGAAATTATGTGAACACAGAACCTATCTGAATGCCCTTCCTCTAAGTGACAGGCTTGATTATATAGTATCCATGTCAAACAATGTGGGTTATGTGCTTGCTGTTGAAAGACTATTTGGAATAGAAGCACCGCCCAGGGCAAAATACATAAGAACCATAGTTGCTGAGATGGCAAGGATTTCAGGTCATATCTTATGGATAGCAACCCATGCCCTTGACCTTGGAGCAATGACAGTATTTTCTTTATTCCTTTAGAGAAAGGGAATGGATACTTGACCTCTTTGAACATCTCTGCGGTGCAAGGCTCACAACAAGTTATCCACGGATTGGTGGTGTTAGAAATGATGTTACAGAGGAATTTCTTGATAGCCTCTATCAGTTTACAGAGGAGTTTCCTTCAAGGATAGATGAATACGAGACACTCATTGACCAGAACAGGATATGGCTCCAGAGGACAAAGGGTATAGGAGTTATTTCTGCTCAGGAGGCAATAAACTGGGGTCTTACAGGTCCTGTGCTCAGAGGTTCAGGAGTACCCTATGATGTGAGGAAATTCGCTCCCTATGACGCCTATCCATGGGTGGATTTTGAGGTACCGGTAGGAAAGAATGGAGATGTCTATGATCGTTATAAAGTCAGGATGCAGGAGCTGAGACAGTCAAACAGGATAATTAAACAATGTATAGAAAAAATGCCGAAGGGCCCTATAATGGCACCTGATGCACCTAAGTTTACCCTTCCACCAAAAGAAAGGATTATGTTAGATATGGAATCCCTTATTCACCATTTTGTCCTAATAACAAAGGGGCCAATAGCTGCTCCAGAAGGTGAAATTTATTCAGCCATAGAGGCTCCAAAGGGAGAGCTCGGATTTTATATTGTAAGCGATGGCACGGGTAAGCCCTATAGACTGAGGCTCAGATCACCTTCTTTTGTACATGCATCGGTGCTTCCAAGGCTCTGTGAGGGCCATCTTGTTGCTGATGTGATTGCAAATATTGGAACAATTGATATTGTTCTTGGAGAATGCGATAGATAATTATATAATATAAACCTGAAGCTCTAGGCATTATCTTGAGTTTCTTAAAAATACAGAGTTATAAAAGAAACAATCTCTGCAGGTAATTTTAAACCTTAATGTTTAAAGCCTCCTTTAAGAAAAAAATCAGAAAAAAATAATCTCTCCATAAAAAGTTCTTTATCCTGCAAAAATATAACTCCTGTAATGCACATAATGAAGTATATAAAGAAAGAGATGGTTATATCTCTGATCAGGGTAATATTACAGGTAACAGGTCTCGGTCCTTTTTTATTAGATAGGTGAGCTTTTTACTGAATGTATATTTGGCATAAAGAAAGATAGATATTATAAATAAGCTTCCTCCGGACTAAGGATGTCTTTCAAATGAAAACAGGAAGATATCTCATGAATACCATTGATTGACTTCGTATCACCTTAGAAAACAAGATGGTTACTGGGTATATCAATCCATTACATTCTATTGAGGATATATGAAGAGAGAGATAGTTCTGTTTCATTTCCTATCAAAAAATCAGTATTGAATATATTATAAAAGGCACTATAAGACAAAAGACCTTTCATAAAGGGATAAATTTAATACCTGAAGACTAAAAAGAGCCTGAAAATAACAGTTGAAAAATCCCCCTTGCTTTCTGCTACAATTAGCAGGTATTCTAAAGCCCTGAGTTTAATCCTTTAGAGGGGCTACTATAGAATGGTACACCGGTCAGAAAATTTTCTGACCGCTGTTCTCATCCATAAAAAGGAGGAAGGAATTATGTTATCCTTCATCAATGAGCCTGCTGTAACAAACCTTGTTCTTATTTTTCTGAAATCCATAATACTTGTTTCTGTTGCCATGTTTCATGTTGCCTATGCAACCTATTTTGAAAGAAAGGTCATAGGCCATATGCAGGTAAGGATGGGACCCATGAGGGTAGGACCTCATGGACTGTTACAGCCCGTTGCTGATATGGTAAAGCTCCTTTTTAAGGAAGATATTATTCCGCAGCAGGCTGACAGAACAGTATTTTATTTTGCACCGGTTATAGCATTTGTGGCTGCTATAAGCTCTCTCTCTGTGATTCCTTTTTATACAGACTGGTATGTGGCAAATATAAATATCGGGCTTCTATTTATACTTGCAATGTCTTCCCTGGGTGCCTATGGCATTGTTATGGCAGGATGGGCATCAAATTCAAAATATGCCTTTCTTGGAGGCCTGAGGTCATCTGCACAGGTCTTGAGCTACGAGATCGCCATGGGGTTGAGTCTTGTAGGAGTAATGATAATGGCAGGTTCTTTAAATCTAAAAGAAATAGTAGAGGCTCAGGCTAAACTACCCTATGGCATGTTTGCCATTCCCCAGATACTTGGTCTCTTTGTATTTCTTGTAGCAGCCTTTGCAGAGACAAACAGGGCACCCTTTGACCTTCCAGAGGCTGAAAGCGAACTTGTTGCTGGATATTTTGCAGAATACTCAGGTTTCAGATTTGCCCTCTTTTATGCTGGTGAGTATGTTGCAATGATAGTTATGTCTTCTCTGCTTACAGTATGCTATTTCGGAGGATGGACATTACCTCCTCTGCTTTTAAATGTCTTTCCTTTTCTGGAATTCATACCTGGTATAGTATGGTTTGTTCTGAAGGTTTATTTCTTTATCTTTCTCTATTACTGGATAAGGGCAACACTTCCAAGATACAGGTATGATCAGCTAATGTCAATAGGATGGAAGCTTCTGATCCCTCTGAGCCTTTTAAATATCTTTATAACTGGCACTCTGAAGTTACTCAAAGTCTTTTAGGAGGATTTTATGCATGTTAAAGAAATTATTAAAAAGGTCTTATTCATAGAGATCATTAAAGGCATGGCTCTCACCCTTAGCAGGCTTTTTATTAAACCTGTAACAAGACAGTACCCTGAGGAAAAAAGACCAGCCCTTCCAGGTTTCAGAGGACTGCATGCTCTTCCAAGAAGACCCGATGGTACTGCCAGGTGTGTTGGTTGCGGACTCTGTGCAGCAGTCTGTCCAGCAGAATGTATACATGTTTATACAACAGAAGGTCCTGAACACCAGAAGATTGTTGTTGGATATGAGATAGAGGTTTTAAGGTGTGTTTACTGTGCCCTCTGTGTTGAGGCCTGCCCCTTTCAGGCAGTTGTCCTTACAGAGCACTATGAATATTCAAACTATTCACGGGATGATTTTTACATGACCATGGACAGACTTCTTGAAAACTGGGATAAATATATGGCATCAAAAGGAGAGGAGTACTTTAAAAAATTCTGGCATCCTATTGAGAATGATTTCAGGGAATATGAAGGTCAGCCTGTCTTTGATCCTGAGAGATATAAGAAGAGAAAGGGGAAAATAAGGGATATAAGAGGAGAATGGCTGATTTATAAAGGAAACGGGAGGAAGTAATGATTCAGATATTTTTTGCCTACCTCGCCATAGCAATAATCGGTTTATCAATCTTTATAATTACAAGAAAGAATCCTGTACACAGTGTCCTGGGAATGCTCTTTATGTTTATCCATGTGGGCGCACTTTATCTTTTTCTCAATGCCGAATTCCTTGCTGCTGTACAGGTGATAGTTTATGCTGGTGCAATACTTGTTCTTTTCCTCTTTGCAATAATGATATTGAATATAAAAGAGGAATTGAAGACAGAGCTTTTTATAGGTTCATGGGTAATGGCAATACCTGTTACAGCAGGACTTGCGATAATGCTGTTACTTGGCCTAAGGACCATTAAACCAGGATATACAGGATCTCATTCAATTGAGTATATAAAAACAATGACCCATACAAAGGCCTTTGGTAAGGAACTCTTCATGAATTATCTTCTACCATTTGAGTTAGTATCGATAATTCTCCTTGTTGCAATAGTAGGAGCTATAGTGCTTTCAAAGAAGAGGTTATAGGAGGTTATAGATGGTTGAATTGAAATGGTACATATGGCTGAGCCTCGCAGTCTTTACAATAGGTATGCTTGGCTTCCTTACAAGGAGGAATATCATCCTAATATTCATGTCCATCGAACTTATGCTAAATGCAGTGAATATCAACCTTGTTGCCATTAGCCATTACATGCAGGATATTCGTGGACAGGTACTTACCCTCTTTGTTATTGCTGTGGCTGCTGCAGAGGCTGCTGTAGGTCTTGCAATACTGATCGCCCTTTTCAGAACAAAGGCAGCTGGCCATATTGATCAGGCCACTGAACTCAAGGGATAGGAGGCAAGATGACAAAGATTGCATTAATACCCTTTTTACCGCTCCTTGGTTTCTTCATAAACATACTTCTGGGCAGGAAATTCCTGAAAGATAGGGCTCATCTGGTATCTGTACCCCTTGTTGGTATTTCAATGATACTTGCAATTATGACAGTTCTTGAGGTTACCAGTGGCAATGTTATAAATAAAGATCTTTACACATGGGTTGTCTCTGGAGATTTTAAGGTATCTGTCGGTTTCCTGATTGACCAGCTCACTGCTGTCATGCTTGTTGTTGTTACGGTTGTGAGTTTTCTTGTCCACGTCTATTCCATAGGCTACATGCACGGTGACCCCGGATTCTACAGATTCTTTGCCTATCTCAATCTCTTTACGTTCTCTATGCTCATGCTCATTATGTCAAATAATTTTCTTCAGCTTTATTTTGGATGGGAGGCTGTTGGACTCTGTTCTTATCTCCTAATAGGATACTGGTATGAAAAGAAATCAGCCTCTGATGCTGGAAAGAAGGCCTTTATAGTAAATAGATTCGGAGACTTCGGTTTTGGTCTAGGTGTTATTCTGATCTTCCTCACATTCGGGACTCTACATTATGCACCAGTATTTGAGAATGTATCTTCAATTGCTGAGAAATCTATTACTCTTTTTGGCCAGGAGATCCACCTTATAACTCTTATCGCCCTTCTTCTTTTCTGTGGAGCAATCGGAAAATCTGCCCAGATACCCCTTCATGTGTGGCTTCCTGATGCAATGGAAGGTCCCACACCTGTGAGTGCCCTTATCCATGCAGCAACAATGGTTACTGCAGGTGTATTCATGGTGGCTAGGTGCAATCCCATATTTAATCTCTCAGAGACTGCAATGATGGTTGTTGCTATTACAGGTGCAGTAACAGCTCTTTTTGCAGCAACCATAGGACTTGTCCAGAATGATATTAAAAGAATTATTGCCTATTCAACAGTAAGCCAGCTCGGTTATATGTTCCTTGCCTGCGGAGTGGGTGCCTATGGAGCAGGTATATTTCACCTCTATACCCATGCCTTTTTCAAGGCCCTGCTCTTCCTGGGTGCAGGAAGTGTTATGCATGCAATGGCAGGTGAGCTTGACATATGGAAGATGGGTGGTCTGAAGAATAAACTAAGGATCACCTATATAACTATGCTTCTTGCCTCATTAAGTATATCAGGGATACCGGGATTTGCAGGATTCTTCAGCAAAGATGAGATACTTTACCAGGCCTATCTACATGGAGAGATTGGGAAGATCCTATGGTTCATAGGAACAATCACTGCCCTTCTTACAGCCTTTTATTCCTTCAGGATAATTGCAGTCGCCTTTCATGGAAGATTCAGGGGAACTCATGAGCAGGAACACCATCTTCATGAATCACCTCCTGTTATGACCATACCACTGATTCTGCTAGCAATAGGTGCTGTCGGAGCAGGATGGATAGGGATACCACCTCTTATTGGAGAGGCCTTGGGACTTCATGGCACTGCCTGGTTTTATGAATTCCTTGCACCGGTACTCGGCCATCCCCATTCAGAGGGAAGTCATTCTGCTGAGCTCATGGTTATGACACTGAGCATAATAGTAGGAATTGGAGGAATAGCACTTGCCTTTTATCTATATTCAGATAATGGAGAGCGGGCAAAGGCACTCCTGAAAAGGCCGCTTCTTAAGAAGATTTATACCATGCTATGGAACAAATATTATGTTGATGAGTTCTATCAGTTAATTATTGTGAGACCCACACTATGGGTGGCAAGGACTGTAGTTGAGGCTGTAACTGATATAGGAATCATTGAAGCAGTGGTTAATGGTGTTCCTTCTATGATAGGAAGACTATCTACAAAATTAAGAGCTATACAGACAGGGCTTGTTAATCACTATGCAATCTTCATGGTTGGAGCAATGTTCTTTATATTAGCATTTATACTCATTGCAAGGTAAAAGTAATAGTTAGGGAGGTACAGGATGGAATACCCTGTTTTAAGCACAGTAATATTTCTTCCAGTCATTGGCGCACTGATTCTACTTCTTATAGGAAGAAGACAGGAAATAGCAATAAAATGGCTAAGCCTTGTTTTTACCCTTCTGACCTTTATTGCCTCACTTCCACTTTTTTTTAATTTTGACAAATCAAGAAGTGATATGCAGTTTGTGGAGGTTGTGGATTGGATACCTGCCTGGAATATAAAATATTATCTCGGTGTTGATGGCATAAGTGTTCTGTTTGTTCTTTTAAGTGCACTACTTGGACCTCTCTGTGTCCTTATTTCATGGCATTCCATAAAGGAAAAGGTAAAGGAATTTTACATTGCCCTGCTTCTAATTGAAGCAGCCATGATAGGTGTCTTCTGCTCCCTGGACTTCTTCCTCTTTTATGTATTCTGGGAGGCAATGCTCATACCCATGTATCTCATTATCGGAGTATGGGGAGGTCCGAGAAGGATATATTCAGCAGTAAAATTCTTTCTCTATACCCTTGTGGGTAGTGTGCTCATGCTTGTAGGAATAATCGTGCTTTATTTCAATGGAGGCAATACCTTTGATATAGTACACCTGATGTCCCAGAAATTCCCCTATAAACTTCAGCTCATGCTTTTTTGGGCCTTCTTTGCAGCCTTTGCAGTGAAGGTTCCTATGTGGCCTGTTCACACATGGCTTCCAGATGCTCATACTGAGGCACCAACTGCTGGGAGTGTAATACTTGCTGGAATACTTATAAAAATGGGAGCCTATGGATTTCTGAGATTCTCCCTGCCCCTTTTTCCTGATGCCACAAAGGCAATGGCACCGGTGATGCTTATCCTTTCAGTAATTGCCATAATATACGGAGGAGTAATATGTCTTGTCCAGTCAGACCTGAAGAGATTGATTGCCTACAGCTCTGTGAGCCACATGGGCTTTGTTACTCTCGGAATATTTGCACTGAATCAGCAGGGCCTTGAAGGTGGAATATTACAGATGATAAATCATGGTATTGTCACAGGAGCTTTATTCTTACTTGTTGGTATGATTTATGATAGAAGCCATTCAAGGGAGATTTCCCATTATGGCGGAATGGCAACTGTGCTGCCTGTCTATGCTGGTTTTTTTATGACTTTTACCCTCGCCTCAATAGGACTTCCTGGACTTAATGGTTTTATAGGTGAATTTTTAATCATCCTTGGTGGATTCAGGGCATCCATGCTTGCAGGTGCCTTAGCAGCAACAGGCATAATAATAGGTGCTGCCTATATGCTCTGGCTCTATCAGAGGGTATTCTTCCAGGAAGTTAATCAAAATATTAAAGGATATAAGGATATGGATCTTAGAGAGATAATTACACTTTCACCCCTTGTTATACTCGTAGTCTGGATTGGTATTTATCCCAATACCTTTCTGAGCTTTATGCATGAAAGCGTAAAGGCATTACTGATAAAGTTGCATTAATAGGAGGTTATAAATGGATTTTTCAAAGGATATGTTATTAATAAAATCCGAATTATGGCTTACTATACTTGCACTCCTAATACTTATAACAGAACTCTTAATAAAAAAGAAGGAAGCCATAGCTCTTCTGAGCATAATAGCTCTTGCTCTTACCGGAATTATCACAATAAATACTTCTTCTGGAATTGCCTTTTCAGGTATGTTTGTTTCTGATAGCTATTCCATGTTTTTTAAATTTATATTCCTTGGTAGCTCTCTTCTTACAATACTTCTCTCAATGAGATACCTTAGCAGAGAAAATGCCCATTATGGAGAGTATTACAGTCTGCTTCTTTTCT includes:
- the nuoL gene encoding NADH-quinone oxidoreductase subunit L; amino-acid sequence: MTKIALIPFLPLLGFFINILLGRKFLKDRAHLVSVPLVGISMILAIMTVLEVTSGNVINKDLYTWVVSGDFKVSVGFLIDQLTAVMLVVVTVVSFLVHVYSIGYMHGDPGFYRFFAYLNLFTFSMLMLIMSNNFLQLYFGWEAVGLCSYLLIGYWYEKKSASDAGKKAFIVNRFGDFGFGLGVILIFLTFGTLHYAPVFENVSSIAEKSITLFGQEIHLITLIALLLFCGAIGKSAQIPLHVWLPDAMEGPTPVSALIHAATMVTAGVFMVARCNPIFNLSETAMMVVAITGAVTALFAATIGLVQNDIKRIIAYSTVSQLGYMFLACGVGAYGAGIFHLYTHAFFKALLFLGAGSVMHAMAGELDIWKMGGLKNKLRITYITMLLASLSISGIPGFAGFFSKDEILYQAYLHGEIGKILWFIGTITALLTAFYSFRIIAVAFHGRFRGTHEQEHHLHESPPVMTIPLILLAIGAVGAGWIGIPPLIGEALGLHGTAWFYEFLAPVLGHPHSEGSHSAELMVMTLSIIVGIGGIALAFYLYSDNGERAKALLKRPLLKKIYTMLWNKYYVDEFYQLIIVRPTLWVARTVVEAVTDIGIIEAVVNGVPSMIGRLSTKLRAIQTGLVNHYAIFMVGAMFFILAFILIAR
- a CDS encoding NADH-quinone oxidoreductase subunit J, whose product is MIQIFFAYLAIAIIGLSIFIITRKNPVHSVLGMLFMFIHVGALYLFLNAEFLAAVQVIVYAGAILVLFLFAIMILNIKEELKTELFIGSWVMAIPVTAGLAIMLLLGLRTIKPGYTGSHSIEYIKTMTHTKAFGKELFMNYLLPFELVSIILLVAIVGAIVLSKKRL
- the nuoI gene encoding NADH-quinone oxidoreductase subunit NuoI; this encodes MHVKEIIKKVLFIEIIKGMALTLSRLFIKPVTRQYPEEKRPALPGFRGLHALPRRPDGTARCVGCGLCAAVCPAECIHVYTTEGPEHQKIVVGYEIEVLRCVYCALCVEACPFQAVVLTEHYEYSNYSRDDFYMTMDRLLENWDKYMASKGEEYFKKFWHPIENDFREYEGQPVFDPERYKKRKGKIRDIRGEWLIYKGNGRK
- the nuoK gene encoding NADH-quinone oxidoreductase subunit NuoK; the protein is MVELKWYIWLSLAVFTIGMLGFLTRRNIILIFMSIELMLNAVNINLVAISHYMQDIRGQVLTLFVIAVAAAEAAVGLAILIALFRTKAAGHIDQATELKG
- a CDS encoding NADH-quinone oxidoreductase subunit M; its protein translation is MEYPVLSTVIFLPVIGALILLLIGRRQEIAIKWLSLVFTLLTFIASLPLFFNFDKSRSDMQFVEVVDWIPAWNIKYYLGVDGISVLFVLLSALLGPLCVLISWHSIKEKVKEFYIALLLIEAAMIGVFCSLDFFLFYVFWEAMLIPMYLIIGVWGGPRRIYSAVKFFLYTLVGSVLMLVGIIVLYFNGGNTFDIVHLMSQKFPYKLQLMLFWAFFAAFAVKVPMWPVHTWLPDAHTEAPTAGSVILAGILIKMGAYGFLRFSLPLFPDATKAMAPVMLILSVIAIIYGGVICLVQSDLKRLIAYSSVSHMGFVTLGIFALNQQGLEGGILQMINHGIVTGALFLLVGMIYDRSHSREISHYGGMATVLPVYAGFFMTFTLASIGLPGLNGFIGEFLIILGGFRASMLAGALAATGIIIGAAYMLWLYQRVFFQEVNQNIKGYKDMDLREIITLSPLVILVVWIGIYPNTFLSFMHESVKALLIKLH
- the nuoH gene encoding NADH-quinone oxidoreductase subunit NuoH, coding for MLSFINEPAVTNLVLIFLKSIILVSVAMFHVAYATYFERKVIGHMQVRMGPMRVGPHGLLQPVADMVKLLFKEDIIPQQADRTVFYFAPVIAFVAAISSLSVIPFYTDWYVANINIGLLFILAMSSLGAYGIVMAGWASNSKYAFLGGLRSSAQVLSYEIAMGLSLVGVMIMAGSLNLKEIVEAQAKLPYGMFAIPQILGLFVFLVAAFAETNRAPFDLPEAESELVAGYFAEYSGFRFALFYAGEYVAMIVMSSLLTVCYFGGWTLPPLLLNVFPFLEFIPGIVWFVLKVYFFIFLYYWIRATLPRYRYDQLMSIGWKLLIPLSLLNIFITGTLKLLKVF